The sequence AAATACAATATTAGCTCTTCAGAACACAGTGTTCTTAGTTTGTTAGAAAAAAATAAAATGCCATCTGCAACAAAAAATAATGATATAAAACTTATTTTATCAGACACCAAGGCTTTTAAAGAGATGTTAGAACAGATAAATAATTCAAAATATTCTATTGATATTTGCACATATGTTTTTAAATTTGATAAAACAACTCAAATTTTACTTGATGCATTAGAAAAGAAAGCCAAAGAGGGTGTGAAGGTAAGAGTTCTTTTAGATATAGTTGGCTCAATTGGGGCATATATAAAACAGGGCAAATTTAAAAAAGCAAAAGAGGTTGGTGTGGATATTGTCTTTTTTACACCAATATTTAAAAGGCCATTTCAAAGCTATATAAACCTTAGAAATCATCGTAAAATTTATCTTTTTGATCAAAAAATACTTCTTAGCGGAGGTATGAATCTTAGTGATGAGTATATGGGCTTAGAAGAAGATGAACAAAGATGGGATGATTTAATGTATAAACTAATAGGTCCTAGTGTTTTTCATTTTTACTATATTTTTTGTAATGATTGGGCGTACGCTAAGGGTGAGAAAAATAACTTTGATATAGATCAAAGTCTTGAGTTTGATGGTAGTGATATTGTACAAGTTGTTCCATCAGGTCCTGATATACAAGTAGACGCACTATATGAAACACTACTTAATGCAATCTATAATGCAAAAGAGAGAATTTGGATAGTTACTCCATATTTCGTTCCATCAGAAAATATAATACAATCTTTAATCATAGCAAAACACAAAGGGGTAGATGTAAAACTCATAACTCCAAAACATTCTAATCACCTTTTAGCTGATCTAGGAAGAAGCCCATATATGAGAGAGCTAAATAGTGCTGGTGTTGAAGTTATGCTGTATCGGGGGAATATGTTACATGCAAAAGCTATTTTATTTGATAGTCTTGCTGGCATGGTTGGATCTGTAAATTTTGATAATAGAAGTCTTTTTTTAAACTATGAAGTAGTTACATTTGTATACTCTAAAAGAGTTGTAGATGAGCTTGAGGAGTGGATGAGATCTTTAATGGATAGTTCTAATAAAGGCATGCAAAAACCTAGTAAAGTAAGAGAAACCATTGAAAATATTGTAAAAGTTTTTACGCCGCTATTATAAAATGTTTAAACCGCTAAAAATTCTGCATAACTCAAATAAGATTATAACTAATCAGTTTATCTCTAATAAGTTTAAATTAGTTTGTTGGAATGTGCATAAAAATAATAAAAATGCTAAATTTAAAAAATATATTGAAGATATAAGTGTTGATTTTTTACTATTTCAAGAGGCTAAATTTGATGATAGAGAGATTATAATTCCAAATTTCAACTACAATGCTGCAGCAAATTTAGAGCTAAATAGTAAATTTTATGGTGTTTTAACAGCAAGTAAGATCCGATCAACTTATGCAAAAGCCTATCTTTCTGAGGGTAAAGAGGGTGTGTTTGGAACTCATAAAAGCCTACTTTTTTCTACATATATGTTTGAAGATATGGGTGAGTTACTTATTTTAAACATTCATTCTATAAATTTTAGAGAAAATACAAGGTTTATTAAAGAGCTACAAAAACTTTCTGCCATTGTTGAATTTCACAAAGGAGCTATAATTATAGCTGGGGATTTTAATACTTGGAATAAAAAAAGATTACTCGTTCTAAAAGAGTTAATTAAAAGCTTAAGGCTTAAAATGGTGAAATTTGATGAGCATAATCATATTAAATCTTTTATGGGCAATCAGCTAGATTTTATATTTTATAGAGATTTAAAGTTGATAAATTCATGGGTTGAGATAGATCATAGACTATCAGACCATAATCCACTTTTTGCAGAATTTGAAAAGCTAGATAATAAGTAGTTATATTGTTTTATAAATTTCATTAAGCTTGTTTAACTAAATTATTTATAGATATAATTAAATTTTATATTAAAAGACAAAAGGAAATAGGTATTTTGATTTAGCAAAATTTTAAATAATAATAGGCAATTTGTCTAAGCAAGAATGGTTAAATTTAATCTTAGCCCCTTTGTTACCACTTTTTATAATTGTTTTATATGCTAAATGTGCCAAAAGTATAATTAAAAATGAAAAGTTAGATAATGATTTATATTTGCTATATATCTTGGTAGTAATTGGCTATATATTGATTGATAAATTTAGCATTTTATAAGGAAAAGACATGGGTAATAATTACACTCTTATAATTAGTTTTAAATAGCAAAAATAAATAAACTTTAAAAGAGGAAAATTATGGATATTTTGACTGAACTATTTTATTTTTTAATTGCAACTTGGTGGGCATTTTTACTTTTTGGGCTCTTTTTAATTATTTATGCAGATTATGCAAATGGAAAGCAGGAGTATAATGGTAAATTTATAAAACATACATATAAACAATGGGTTATTGGTCTTGAACCTACTAAAATATATATAAAAACAGTAAAAAGTTGGAAAGATAAACAACCATTTCATTTTATATTTGAGATAATTACATTACCATTATTTTGTCTCCCATGGATACTTCTTTGGTTGGGCATATTTGGATTTGTTTGTTTTGTAGGTTTTTTGATTGTAAAATTATTTTTTACATAGGAGGTAAATTATGAAAACTAAAGATGGAGTAAGTAGTGACCCCGTTGAAACAGCCACTAATATTATACAAATGGCAGGTGCTGTTGCTGGTATGAAATTAGGTAGTTCTTTAGCTAGTAAATTTAAAGGAGTGTAGACAATGAAGAAATTAACAGATAAAGAATTAGAATTGATTGATGATAATCAAAAAACTATTAAAAAGAAACAAAGTATAAATTTACTCTATTTTAATTGCCCAGTCTGTGGTAATAAAATAAAGAAAATATCAAAATTTGGGGACTTATTTACCAAAAAAAATCTTACATGCGAAAACTGCAAAAGTGAATTTAAACCATCAGGTTTTTTTACTTTTTGGGTAGAGAACTTTACTTTTCTATCGCCTGTTATTGTAATAATTTTTGCATATTTTGGTCAAAAAATCTTGTTTCCAAATTCAGACAAGATGTATTTGGTTTCATATATTATAGGAATTGTTTTATATCTAATAGTTTCAATTTTTTTAACATATCTAATACCATATAAAAAAATAAAAAATAAGGAGAATTAAAATGTCTAGCATAAAACAACATTTAAGTGATTTTGCAAACGGATTTGTGGATACTTTTGTCGGAGCCCCTTATGCTTTTGGTGATTTTCTAGCCAGAATAAGTGGCTTTAGAGATTGGCAAGAAAACAACAAGAGTGTTATACCTAATTTAAACTCAAATTATCATCAAGAGCAAGCTATAAATGAGATGAAGATTATTTATCATGCACTTAATAATACTAAATCTATAAAAATTTTAGGAGATCATTTATTAAATGATATTAAAACTCGACCATTTTATTATCTAGGAGGATTTCTAACAACACGAGGCATGGAAAAAACCATACCTAATAAAGCTGGCAAAATTACCTATAAAGGGTCAATAGTAATAGCAAAAGCCGATAATGCAATTCATGAATTATTAGAAGATAATAAAGCATTTTATGATATTATTAATAACGCTTTAAAAAATAGTAATTCAACTATTGATGATTTTACAAATTTTACAAAAAATCCTATTATATTGCCAAACCCTTTTGGAACAATATCAGGCAATGGCTTTAACTTCAATGATTATCTAAATCAATACTTTAACCCCTTTATATCTCCTACCATCTACGACCCACTAGTTTTAGATCTTGATGGAGATGGCATAGAAACACTATCTTTAAAAGATGGAGTATACTTTGACCACAATGGTGATGGAGTTAAATTTAAATCATCTTGGGTAGACAAAGATGATGGCTTACTTGTAATTGATAAAAATAGTAATGGCATTGTAGATAATGGAAATGAACTATTTGGAAATTTCTCTAAATTAAATAGTAGTAATCATTTAGCTATTAATGGCTTTCACTCTTTAAAAGAGTATGATACAAATAGTGATAGCATTATAGATATAAATGATGAAGAATTTTTAAACTTAAAAGTATGGCAAGATAAAAATAGTGATGGAATTTCACAAAGTGATGAGTTAAAAACATTAGATGAATTAGGTATTAAATACTTAAATACAAACTTTACTAATGAAACTAAAAATATAGATAAAGATAATACTTTAGAGTTCTCTTCAACCTATACAAAAACAGATAAAACAAATTTAAAACTAGCAGATATAAACTTTAAAGTTGATACAACTTCATCTATGCATAAAGAAAAGTTAAATTTAACAGATGAAGAGAATAAAAGAGCAAATATAAAAGGCTATGGATTTCTAAGAGATTTAAAAGAGGCAGCAACATTATCAACCAATCTTGCAAAAACATTAGATGAATACACTATAGCTAACACAAAAGAAGAACAACTAAACTTAATACAAACTCTAATTAAAGAGTATAGCAATACAGCAAACAAAGCAAACAACTATGAATTAAAAAGAGCAAATTTAATAAACAATGATTTAGTAGAAGTAAAGATACTAAATTTAGTAAGTAGTTTAGGAAACTCAAATTTAGAAATTAGAGATAAAAACAAAATTTACAAAGATATAAAAGAGTTATCACTAAAAGCAAGTGACGATAGGTTTAAAGTTCTAAATTCTATGAAATGATATTTAGTTTTAAAAAAGGAGAAAAATTGACAAAAATAATAACAATATTATTTATTACTGGAATTTTTTGTATATTTATAGGCTTAAGTATATTTATATATTCTATTCTTAAATATCCCAAAAGAAAACAAAAAATATTTAGCATTATGAATAAAGAAGAAGTTATGAAATACAATCAAATTTCAAAAATTAAAAGAGAAAAAAGAAGCGAACAAGAGCAAGAATTTTACTTTAAAAACAAACAGCTGTATATTGCAACAACAGGTTCAAAATGGTTTAAAATAGGTTATATTTTTATTTTTTTGGCTATCACAGGTTGGATATATTATTATGTAATTTGACAACTTTAAATTAAAGGAGTATTAATGTCAGATAAATTTTTCTCAGTTGCTTTGTTTTGTTTTATTGTAAGTGTTGGGTTATTTGCAAAGTATAT is a genomic window of Campylobacter blaseri containing:
- a CDS encoding phospholipase D-like domain-containing protein; its protein translation is MTFIYLISIYVSTIVSGILVFIAIGHILYKKRSPNSMISWILAIFFLPFISVPLYFIIGIRKRESRSKKEYVKIAKPEKYHKYNISSSEHSVLSLLEKNKMPSATKNNDIKLILSDTKAFKEMLEQINNSKYSIDICTYVFKFDKTTQILLDALEKKAKEGVKVRVLLDIVGSIGAYIKQGKFKKAKEVGVDIVFFTPIFKRPFQSYINLRNHRKIYLFDQKILLSGGMNLSDEYMGLEEDEQRWDDLMYKLIGPSVFHFYYIFCNDWAYAKGEKNNFDIDQSLEFDGSDIVQVVPSGPDIQVDALYETLLNAIYNAKERIWIVTPYFVPSENIIQSLIIAKHKGVDVKLITPKHSNHLLADLGRSPYMRELNSAGVEVMLYRGNMLHAKAILFDSLAGMVGSVNFDNRSLFLNYEVVTFVYSKRVVDELEEWMRSLMDSSNKGMQKPSKVRETIENIVKVFTPLL
- a CDS encoding endonuclease/exonuclease/phosphatase family protein produces the protein MFKPLKILHNSNKIITNQFISNKFKLVCWNVHKNNKNAKFKKYIEDISVDFLLFQEAKFDDREIIIPNFNYNAAANLELNSKFYGVLTASKIRSTYAKAYLSEGKEGVFGTHKSLLFSTYMFEDMGELLILNIHSINFRENTRFIKELQKLSAIVEFHKGAIIIAGDFNTWNKKRLLVLKELIKSLRLKMVKFDEHNHIKSFMGNQLDFIFYRDLKLINSWVEIDHRLSDHNPLFAEFEKLDNK